The genomic interval ATTTTTTAATTTTTTATTTAATGTGATGATTTTCATTTATTCAAATAGAATACCAATTGTTTTTAGGGTGACAAAATGTCTTAAATGTTAATTTTGAAAGAAAATAATCATATTCTAAAACCGAACTTATTCTTTCGAATCGTATATTTGTGGTATAATAATTGTTAAATGCGTAAGTATTAACTTAAAAAAATAAGCAAAATGAAGAAAATATTTTTTATTTGTCTGATTGCCACGATGTTTTTTGCGTGTAAATCAGCTTCGTCAACAGCAGCTTCTTCAGAAGCCACTACACTTTCTACTAAACTTGACAAGAAAACTCAAGTAGCTTTAAAAGGAAATTGGGTACTTACTAACGTAACTTATCCTGGATCTGATTATATTAAAGTAAATTCATTTGATTTGGCAGATTCAAAATGTTTTATTGGAAGTAACTGGAGTTTTATTTCAAATAACAACAAAGGGAATATGGCTTTAACATCGCCAAGCTGTACTGCATTTTCTTCGCCAATTGTTTGGAGCATCAACAATCAAGGTATGTTTGTGCTTAAAATTCTTGACGCAGGAGAAAAGGCTAAAAAAGTAAGAGATGGTTACTTGCTTAAAGTTGGAAGTGTGACTGAAAGTTCGTTTCAGTTAATTGATAACATAAATGTTGGAGGTCAGGTTAAAGATGTGACGTACCAATTTCAAAGAGCCAATTAATATTTAAAGATATAAGAATATGAAAAAGATAACAGTTTTAGGATTAAGTAGTTTAATGGTTATTGCTAGTTTTTTTACTAGTTGTGATTCAGTAAAAAATGCAAATAACACACAAAAAGGTGCCGGAATTGGCGCAGTTGCTGGAGGTGTTATCGGAGCTGTATTAGGAAATAATTTAGGAAAAGGCGGAAACGCTGCTTTAGGAGCTGCAATTGGAGCTGCTGTAGGTGGTGGAACTGGAGCTTTAATTGGAAACAAAATGGATAAACAGGCTCGTGAAATCGATCAAGCTTTACCAGGTGCTTCTGTAGAAAGAGTTGGAGAAGGTATTCACTTAACTTTGAATGAAAACTCAGTTCGTTTTGATACAAACAAATCTACTTTGACTTCTACAGCAAAAGCTAATTTAGATAAATTGGTTCCAGTATTTAATGAGTACGGAGATACTGATATTCAGATTTTTGGATATACTGATAATACAGGAAAACCAGAGTACAACTTAACACTTTCTGGACAAAGAGCTGCTTCTGTGCA from Flavobacterium sp. YJ01 carries:
- a CDS encoding lipocalin family protein; the protein is MKKIFFICLIATMFFACKSASSTAASSEATTLSTKLDKKTQVALKGNWVLTNVTYPGSDYIKVNSFDLADSKCFIGSNWSFISNNNKGNMALTSPSCTAFSSPIVWSINNQGMFVLKILDAGEKAKKVRDGYLLKVGSVTESSFQLIDNINVGGQVKDVTYQFQRAN
- a CDS encoding OmpA family protein; the protein is MKKITVLGLSSLMVIASFFTSCDSVKNANNTQKGAGIGAVAGGVIGAVLGNNLGKGGNAALGAAIGAAVGGGTGALIGNKMDKQAREIDQALPGASVERVGEGIHLTLNENSVRFDTNKSTLTSTAKANLDKLVPVFNEYGDTDIQIFGYTDNTGKPEYNLTLSGQRAASVQAYLVAKGLKSSRFKTSGLGIADPIATNDTPEGRAQNRRVEFSITANDKMVNDAKAEAGK